The Neofelis nebulosa isolate mNeoNeb1 chromosome 1, mNeoNeb1.pri, whole genome shotgun sequence sequence CCAGCGCGCTCCGACCCGGCCGCCACCCGGGTATTTCAGCAGCTCCGGGCTCTCTGGGCGTTTGCAAAGTCTTTCTGGAGCCGAGGAGCGGGAGGAGAGACAAACTCCCGggttcccccccaccaccaccacagctCCGctccgcccgccgccgccgccgccgccgcctcctcctccagcGCCCCCACCGCgcccccctgcacacacacacacacacacacacacacacacacacactcactctcacacactcacacagacacGCCACCCCGGACGCGCCGGCGTTGCCTGCGAGCGGCGGCGTGCAGGACTTGAAGTGGGTgttcttccccactccccacccccgaagcgtcgcccccaccccccgcccggccgccttccccctccctctccctcctacGCAAATAAGAACTCGGCGATTCCCCTCCTGCCGCTTTGATTTCGGGCACCTCCAACAGATAATTGGGAAGGGTTTCCAGAAGGTGGGAAATGTCACCTGATTCACACTGaacttttaaaagctccccacccccaaggagCCGCGCACACCCTTGCTCGCGGCCGCCCTCCCACTGCCCCACACACTGGGAGACCGCCCACCGCAAACCGCGGAGACCCCCGTCTAGATTTAAAGCGCGGCTGCGCCCGGCTTCTGACGTCCATTGAATCGCGCGGGCGGCCGGCGGCGAGCGCGGGGCTGCGCCGGGATCGCTGCGCCCTCCGCCGCTCGCCTTTGCGACGCGCGCCGCTCTCCCGAGCCACCCGCCGCCGCGCCCGCTCCCCGCGCCGCCGCACTCCTCGCCCCGCGTCTGCCCCCACGATGGTCGGTCCCAGGCACCAGCCCGGCGGGCTgtgcctcctgctgctgctgctctgccAGTTCATGGAGGACCGCAGCGCCCAGGGTAAGCGAGGGGGGATGCGCTGGGAGGCTCGGCTGCGGGCAGGGGTTTGTACTTTACTGTCGTCTGCACCGGGTCTGTTCTAAGCAACGCTGCTCTCGGAAGATTTTGGACCAACTTAGCGACTCCGGGATGGAGTGGAGTGGGAAAACTGAAGGCAGTGACACTTTCGGACTGCCAGTCGAGTTGAGAGCGCGGTTATCCTTTAAAAGGAAAGGGAGTAAGCTGGAGCCTCTCTCAGTAGTTAGGGTTAGATGCTCCAAGTTCTGGACATAATGAGTTTAGATGTTATCTCCCCTATTTTGGCTCTGAAGAAGGGGACAGGCATCAGTAGCCTGGAGATTTCAGTCGATCCATTTGCACTGTAACCTCTTTCCCTCCCACATCTTttggatactttaaaaaatgactggGGGATGGGGGTAGATACTGAAATTTCTTCAGTGGCCGGGGGACGTGGTTTCAGCAACTTTGCCCAAACTTGGAGATGTGGGTGCTGAAAATTTTAGAGGGAAGTAGTTTTCTGCCTAGTGGATGCTTCTTCCAaccccttccccccaaccccgcaaaaaaaaaaaaaaaaaaaaaaaaaaaaatttaccccGGAGTGTTTTGAGtagttcacaattttttttttctctgtgcctcattccTCCGACTAACTTTATGGAGAACAGCGAGGAAGGACCTCAcaacttctttaatttctgaGATGCATTAAGAGCAAATTTCTaaagtttgggtttgtttttttttttaatcaaatttattgCAGTGAGTCTTCggacacaattttttaaaataataataatagcagcttgCGGTCCAATGATTGTTCAAATTGTATTGATGGTTCCTAAGAAGACTTCCTGACCCAAACGCGAACCTGggaaggcggggggaggggggggaggggaaagtacTTGCAAAGATTTCTCTCGGTAGGTATGAGCTAGGTATATGTTGCCGTGAAATAGTAGGAAGCCGCCCCTTCCcctgttcttttttcccctacaCTTTCCTGGCGACAGACGTGTAACTTTCCTTCTTTAGCGTTACCGTTTTGAGTGTGCTGTGAGCTGTCCCCCTGGGCACTGCCCCCTCGCCGCCCTCACCTTTCGGGGCGAGGCGCTGCCTGGGTGCCGCGGACGTGGGCGCCGAGAAAAGCTGCCCTCGGAGATTTCGAAAGACCGCGGTGGCCGCGGGCGTCCTCTGGGTCTGGCGGATTGCAAAACGGGCCGGGCGGGCGGGCTGCGCCTCGAGGCCGCGCGGGGCAGCTCCGGGCAGGGCCCGGCtgcttttttgctttcatttttcacaaGTGCCTTTTGCTTGATCTGTTCCTGTTGTGTGTGTCTgtcggtctctccctctctcaagttCTCCTACTCTCTTAACCTCTGTCACAAATAATACTCGTACCGCCTACATGAAACCAACATGTAAAAACATCCGTCGCATCCTGTTTTTGTCAGGTTCTTTAATCTGCTCTTCGAGTCGCTGCAGGTTATGAAATGGGACGAATAAAAGTAAACAGTCTAGTAAAAGTCAATGCAAGCTGCACGTGTTGTGTCTGGGTCACTGGTAACTGACATTGATATGGCTGGGGCGCTCTGGCTTCTCGctctccttccccctcacccacctcccacctcttcaACCGTCTCCTCCgcccccctttccccaccccttcactcccttccatttattttctgcttttctctcccaTGTCTTTCTACTCCTCCACAGTCACTCCCGCCCCATCCCCGCTGGGTCTCCTCCTTCCCTCGCAAGCTCGCCAcctcgccccctccctccccctactCCGCCTCTCCTCTCgctcacccacctccccacccctgtctccTCGCAGCTGGGAATTGCTGGCTCCGCCAAGCGAAGAACGGCCGCTGCCAGGTCCTGTACAAGACCGAACTGAGCAAGGAGGAGTGCTGCAGCACCGGCCGCCTGAGCACCTCGTGGACCGAGGAGGATGTAAATGACAACACGCTCTTCAAGTGGATGATTTTCAACGGGGGCGCCCCCAACTGCATCCCCTGTAAAGGTAGGACTCTTCCTCCCCAGTTTCCAGGCCCTCAGTAGAGGGCGTCTTATCCTCACCTTCCCCGTTGCCCAGCTGGGGTGCGTTCGTGGGTTCCCTCTATCTTCCCGCAGTCCCGGTAAGACTTTCGGGTTGAATCTTGCCTGGTACACACTGCCGGCAAaacatggttgccagaggttCCTGGACTTACTGGCCAAGTGTGGTGGTGGAGCCAACCAACTCGCACTCTTTGAGAGAGATTTGAGTATAGGGTGCAGACCACcgaccccacccccatccccaccccctcctcaacTACTAGGAGAGAGCTGGACCCCTCTGGCGGGAACTCTTGGCCACAGGGTGGGTCCTGCAAGGACTCCACAGCCCTCCTGGCTGACTTGCATACTGCCTGGCCCTGGCTTTGATCCATCCCTCTTTCCAACCCTTAGAGACATGTGAGAACGTGGACTGTGGACCCGGGAAAAAGTGCCGAATGAACAAGAAGAACAAACCCCGCTGCGTCTGTGCCCCAGACTGTTCCAACATCACCTGGAAAGGGCCAGTCTGTGGGCTGGATGGGAAAACCTACCGCAATGAATGTGCACTCCTCAAGGCCAGATGTAAAGAGCAGCCGGAACTGGAAGTCCAGTACCAGGGCAAATGTAAAAGTAGGTTCTCcctggtgtcccccccccccccccccccccccccccccccccccccccccccccgcctccagctTTCCACCTGAGGTGGACCCACTGGAAGACCCCTGGGGTGTGGTATTGTCCACCCTAAGAGcctaataatgatgatgatgcaAAACAAAGCagacttttttaatgttctgaaGACTTAAGAACTCAGACGGGACCAACCTAGGGTCATAGATTTTCTCTTGAAACCACTGGGTTCCCAAAGTGCTTGTTGAAAAGCTGGGTGCTTCCTTTTATGATTTCCTTGATAATATCAAATGCTCACTCCCGAACAGCCAGGAAGTGCCTAttattaatgtgtatttctttccttctttatttcagAGACATGTCGGGATGTTTTCTGTCCAGGCAGCTCCACATGTGTGGTGGACCAGACTAACAATGCTTACTGTGTGACATGTAACCGGATTTGCCCAGAGCCCACCACCTCTGAACAGTATCTCTGTGGGAATGATGGAGTGACCTACTCCAGTGCCTGTCACCTGAGGAAGGCTACCTGCCTACTGGGCAGATCGATTGGATTAGCCTATGAGGGAAAGTGTATCAGTAGGTATTCTGGATTAAGGAAGGAAAAGTGGAAACATGGTCAGAAAGGCTAGTTCTACTGGTAAAGCTGTGAGGTCAATCAAATAAGCCCAAATTCGCCCCGTAAGGCATAGTTTCACCAAAGGGGGAACTAGTCTCCAGTTTGGGTAAACTGTGGTAACCACAGCATTCCTCAAGGAAACAGTTATCTTCTGGAAGCATTGGCATATATGTTGAAATGCCAGCAAGAAATGGGAAACAACTTTCTGTCTTGGAAAACTTAGAATTCACtcaattttacacattttttaggTGCTAGACTTGCTGTAAGCAAGAAATAATTGCTTAACAGTTACTGAAAATCTGTTATCAGATTCTAATACTGatggaattctttatttttcaaaagatttcactTGAGGGAAATAATGAAATCCTTATTAATTCCAGGATACTGTGGTAACCTGTTCCcctaaaatactatttttgtgTACTAGTAGGGAGTGTAGGGACCGTGTGTGTTTAAGTTTCAGCTTTATTGTCAAGCATTTTTGCATGAGATCTCCATTATCCTGTTAGCAAATCATAAGCTATATGTTTGTCTTTACTGACAGAGGactaaagaaagggaaaaacagggagaggagggaaagcaATTTACTCATCACAGGTGTATTATATCCTAGAAGCAAAGTCCTGTGAAGATATCCAGTGCACTGGTGGAAAAAAGTGTTTATGGGATTTCAAGGTTGGCAGAGGCCGGTGTTCCCTCTGCGATGAGCTGTGCCCCGAGAGTAAGTCCGAGGAGCCTGTCTGTGCCAGTGACAATGCCACTTACGCCAGTGAGTGTGCCATGAAGGAGGCTGCCTGCTCCTCAGGTGTGCTGCTGGAAGTCAAGCACTCCGGATCTTGCAACTGTAAGTACAGTTTCTAACCTTCGCCGCAATGTGAGGCCTTCCCAGGCAAACCCTAGGGAACGGAGACCTCAAAAGCACGAAAACCTTCCAATATAAGCCCATTTCTGTTTAAATTGGGTAgctgctaggggcacctgggtggctcagtcggttaagtgactgactttggctcaggtcatgatctcacagctcgtgggttcgtgggttcgagccccgcatggggctctaacagctcagagcctggagtctgcttccgaatctgtgtctccctcactctctgcccctcccccgctcacactctgtctctgtctctcaaaaataaacgttaaaaaaaaaaatttaaattaggtaGCTGCTAAATTTCACCAGCAATTCAGTGGTCCACAGAAAAATTCCCTGGAATGTTTCCCAGCATTAGGACTTGTCCAATGATCATCAACAGGCTTGCCTCTAAAAACCTAGCTCTAGTCATTTGCCCTTAATTCTTTTGCTGTAGTAATGTGCTTGGCCGTTTGCTTTATTAACACTTGAATCTAAACTAACTGCttcaaaagttttttgtttttttttttctttttccaagacaGCTGTATATTATCACACATGGGCTGCTGCTTTTCGCAGTTGCCTCTACTAACTCTGAATTAAGGACCCAAAGCAGTTATACCTAGAACACGAGCGCTTTTTATCTAATTTCAGGAATCTGCCCGTAAAACCTGAGCCATTGATTCTTCAGAACTTTCTGCAGTTTTTGACTTCAtagataatgtttaaaaaaaaatgttttttaaacttattgCATAACAGCAGATGCCAAAAACAAAGCATCTCACTGCAAGTCACATAAAAATGCAACGCTGTAATATGGCTGTCTCAGAGGGCTTTGAAAACATACACTGAGCTGCTTCTGCGCTGTTGTTGTCCATATTTAAACAACAGCTCCCCTGTATTCCCCCATCTAGCCATTTCGGAAGACAccgaggaggaagaggaagatgaagacCAGGACTACAGCTTTCCTATATCTTCCATTCTAGAGTGGTAAACCCTCCACCAATGTTCAGTGTTGAT is a genomic window containing:
- the FST gene encoding follistatin isoform X2 — translated: MVGPRHQPGGLCLLLLLLCQFMEDRSAQAGNCWLRQAKNGRCQVLYKTELSKEECCSTGRLSTSWTEEDVNDNTLFKWMIFNGGAPNCIPCKETCENVDCGPGKKCRMNKKNKPRCVCAPDCSNITWKGPVCGLDGKTYRNECALLKARCKEQPELEVQYQGKCKKTCRDVFCPGSSTCVVDQTNNAYCVTCNRICPEPTTSEQYLCGNDGVTYSSACHLRKATCLLGRSIGLAYEGKCITKSCEDIQCTGGKKCLWDFKVGRGRCSLCDELCPESKSEEPVCASDNATYASECAMKEAACSSGVLLEVKHSGSCNSISEDTEEEEEDEDQDYSFPISSILEW
- the FST gene encoding follistatin isoform X3; protein product: MVGPRHQPGGLCLLLLLLCQFMEDRSAQAGNCWLRQAKNGRCQVLYKTELSKEECCSTGRLSTSWTEEDVNDNTLFKWMIFNGGAPNCIPCKETCENVDCGPGKKCRMNKKNKPRCVCAPDCSNITWKGPVCGLDGKTYRNECALLKARCKEQPELEVQYQGKCKKTCRDVFCPGSSTCVVDQTNNAYCVTCNRICPEPTTSEQYLCGNDGVTYSSACHLRKATCLLGRSIGLAYEGKCIKAKSCEDIQCTGGKKCLWDFKVGRGRCSLCDELCPESKSEEPVCASDNATYASECAMKEAACSSGVLLEVKHSGSCN
- the FST gene encoding follistatin isoform X1, which gives rise to MVGPRHQPGGLCLLLLLLCQFMEDRSAQAGNCWLRQAKNGRCQVLYKTELSKEECCSTGRLSTSWTEEDVNDNTLFKWMIFNGGAPNCIPCKETCENVDCGPGKKCRMNKKNKPRCVCAPDCSNITWKGPVCGLDGKTYRNECALLKARCKEQPELEVQYQGKCKKTCRDVFCPGSSTCVVDQTNNAYCVTCNRICPEPTTSEQYLCGNDGVTYSSACHLRKATCLLGRSIGLAYEGKCIKAKSCEDIQCTGGKKCLWDFKVGRGRCSLCDELCPESKSEEPVCASDNATYASECAMKEAACSSGVLLEVKHSGSCNSISEDTEEEEEDEDQDYSFPISSILEW